GGCACGAGGCCAACAGGATGTTGGTCACAAAAGCGTTGCCACAGGACGTGGCGTTCTTAGCTTTTGTTCCTAGTCTCAGGCGTCGTGCTTGTCCCCCAGGAGTCGCCGCCTTCACTCCAAACAACAATATCCAGTCAAAATACTATCCTTAAAATAATAGAATTCGTTGGTAAATTTTTTCATCTTTTCGGTGAGCAATGCCCTCACAGGAGCGGCTCATGCGAATTTACTTATTTGTGTTGAATAATTGCTGTAATGTTTTCGTATATAGCGCATGTTCTAATTTATGTATACGCTCTTCTGTCGCTTCACGGTTACCATCGACAACGTCAACTGCTCCTTGCGAGATAATCTTTCCCGTATCCATTCCCGCATCAACAAAGTGAACCGTCACACCCGTAACTTTTACGCCATGAGTCATTGCCTGACCAATGGCATCTTTCCCGGGAAATGATGGCAGCAGCGACGGATGAATATTGATAATCCGATGCTCATAAGCCGATAACAATGTTTCCCCTACAAGGCGCATATAACCTGCTAATATAATCCATTCAATCTCTCGTTCTTTTAACAGTTCAACAAGTTTTGATTCATAAGATGCCTTGTCGGCAAAGGTTTTCGGTGCAAGCTCCGTAACAGGTATACCGAATTTTTGTGCACGTGT
This genomic window from Solibacillus sp. FSL R5-0449 contains:
- the purN gene encoding phosphoribosylglycinamide formyltransferase, with amino-acid sequence MGTKIAVFASGSGSNFQAIQEAISRGELNATIELVVTDKPGAFVVTRAQKFGIPVTELAPKTFADKASYESKLVELLKEREIEWIILAGYMRLVGETLLSAYEHRIINIHPSLLPSFPGKDAIGQAMTHGVKVTGVTVHFVDAGMDTGKIISQGAVDVVDGNREATEERIHKLEHALYTKTLQQLFNTNK